The following proteins are co-located in the Clostridiales bacterium genome:
- a CDS encoding L-lactate permease, whose product MILEFILALLPIIWLIIALTALKTPGFKACSIALAIAYALAVFIWKMPITDSLRAVTEGAALALWPIVTVIIAAIFTYNVCVATGKMETIKKMLGNVTMDKRILVLIIAWGFGGFMEGMAGFGTAVAIPASMLWGLGFNPVFAAIVCLIANATPTAFGSIGIPTTTLSKITGLNVIELSTNTVTLLAIFIVITPFILVYLTGKLKTGKSKNPLKGIFLITLISGFAFLVPEYLVARYLGAELAVVIGSVCSMAATILSAKLFYRGEVPQEYLLEGRKAEPVSRKDALIAWSPFILIFFFLLGTSKLIAPLNALLATVKTSVDIYTGAGGTPYTFSWLGTPVLWILLAAFIGGAIQGMRFGELITVLINTIRQMMKTVITIIAIMATAKLMGYSGMIASISEVFVYTGVFYPLFAPFLGSIGTFVTGSGTSASVLFGGLQFETSTALGLNQAWITASNTAGAVMAKMISPQSIAVAVAAVKLEGKENELLRGTIKYFVIFVLSVGVLTFIGSRFFL is encoded by the coding sequence ATGATTTTGGAATTTATTTTGGCTTTATTACCGATTATTTGGCTTATTATCGCTCTGACCGCTTTAAAAACTCCTGGATTTAAAGCTTGTTCCATCGCTCTGGCAATCGCATACGCACTTGCCGTGTTTATCTGGAAAATGCCCATTACTGACAGCCTTCGTGCTGTTACGGAAGGGGCTGCCCTTGCACTTTGGCCCATTGTCACGGTTATTATTGCGGCCATCTTTACTTACAATGTCTGTGTTGCCACCGGCAAAATGGAAACCATCAAAAAAATGCTTGGTAACGTGACCATGGACAAACGAATTTTGGTATTGATCATCGCATGGGGCTTTGGAGGCTTCATGGAAGGAATGGCAGGCTTCGGTACTGCAGTAGCCATCCCAGCAAGCATGTTATGGGGACTTGGATTTAATCCTGTATTCGCAGCTATCGTCTGTCTGATTGCAAATGCAACGCCCACAGCCTTTGGATCAATCGGTATTCCTACCACAACATTATCAAAAATTACCGGGCTTAATGTGATTGAACTGTCCACAAATACAGTTACTCTTTTGGCAATCTTCATCGTAATTACACCCTTTATATTAGTCTATTTAACAGGAAAATTAAAAACCGGCAAATCAAAAAATCCATTGAAAGGGATTTTCTTGATCACGTTAATCTCAGGATTCGCGTTCTTGGTTCCAGAATATCTGGTTGCAAGATACCTTGGGGCTGAGCTCGCTGTAGTAATCGGTTCTGTCTGCTCTATGGCAGCTACGATCCTGTCAGCCAAACTCTTTTATCGCGGTGAAGTTCCTCAGGAGTATCTGCTGGAAGGCAGAAAAGCGGAACCTGTATCAAGAAAAGATGCTTTGATCGCTTGGAGTCCTTTTATCCTGATCTTCTTTTTTCTTCTTGGAACTTCAAAATTAATTGCGCCGCTTAATGCACTCCTTGCGACAGTGAAAACAAGCGTAGATATTTATACCGGTGCAGGAGGCACGCCCTATACGTTTTCCTGGCTGGGTACACCTGTCCTGTGGATTTTACTAGCCGCGTTTATCGGTGGGGCAATCCAGGGAATGCGGTTTGGTGAACTGATTACTGTCCTTATCAATACCATACGTCAAATGATGAAAACCGTGATCACAATCATTGCCATTATGGCTACCGCAAAGCTGATGGGTTACAGCGGCATGATCGCTTCTATCTCTGAGGTGTTTGTGTACACCGGGGTTTTCTATCCGTTATTTGCACCGTTTTTAGGTTCCATCGGTACCTTCGTAACGGGAAGCGGCACTTCGGCCAGCGTATTGTTTGGAGGACTTCAATTTGAGACTTCTACAGCGCTTGGATTAAATCAGGCATGGATAACTGCCTCCAACACCGCCGGCGCAGTTATGGCGAAGATGATTTCACCACAGAGCATAGCCGTTGCAGTTGCAGCAGTAAAATTAGAGGGAAAAGAAAACGAACTTCTGAGAGGAACCATTAAATATTTCGTGATATTTGTCCTTTCAGTAGGAGTTCTGACCTTTATCGGATCGAGATTTTTCTTGTAA
- a CDS encoding electron transfer flavoprotein subunit beta/FixA family protein: MNILVCIKQVPDSNKVEVDPVTGVLKRNGVESKMNPYDLYAIETALRMKEQLGGTITAMTMGPNQAAGVIREAFAMGVDHGVLISDRKFGGADVLATSYTISQGIQKTGTFDLILCGKQTTDGDTAQVGPEVAEWLDIPSLSNVSKIVELKSGSMIVEMDMTHDLEIAEIQYPCLLAVDKDIYIPRLPSYVKKQETKDREIRVITLADLEDQDEKHYGLNGSPTQVQRIFPPEVNTHREVWTGDGNELTTKLLNKLKELKFA, from the coding sequence ATGAACATTTTAGTATGCATCAAACAGGTGCCTGACAGCAATAAGGTTGAGGTAGACCCAGTAACCGGCGTTCTGAAAAGAAACGGCGTAGAATCCAAAATGAATCCATATGATTTGTATGCCATTGAAACTGCGCTGCGCATGAAAGAGCAATTAGGCGGCACCATTACCGCTATGACCATGGGGCCAAATCAGGCTGCGGGAGTCATTCGGGAAGCCTTTGCGATGGGGGTAGATCATGGTGTTTTAATCTCAGATAGAAAATTTGGAGGAGCAGATGTTTTGGCCACCAGTTATACCATCTCTCAGGGAATTCAAAAGACCGGCACGTTTGATCTGATCTTATGCGGAAAACAGACTACTGACGGTGATACTGCGCAAGTAGGGCCGGAAGTGGCAGAATGGCTTGATATTCCCAGTCTATCCAATGTTTCGAAAATCGTAGAATTAAAATCGGGTTCTATGATCGTCGAAATGGATATGACCCACGACTTGGAAATCGCTGAGATTCAATATCCCTGTTTGCTTGCAGTGGATAAAGACATCTATATTCCCAGATTGCCTTCTTATGTGAAAAAGCAGGAAACGAAAGATCGGGAAATCAGAGTGATCACCTTAGCTGATTTGGAAGATCAGGACGAGAAGCACTATGGTTTGAATGGCTCTCCAACGCAAGTGCAAAGAATCTTTCCTCCAGAGGTGAATACCCATAGGGAAGTCTGGACCGGAGACGGCAATGAGCTGACCACCAAGCTGCTAAACAAACTGAAGGAATTAAAGTTCGCTTAA